One stretch of Pseudomonas azotoformans DNA includes these proteins:
- the rplW gene encoding 50S ribosomal protein L23, whose product MNQERVFKVLLGPHVSEKATVLADKKGQFVFKVATDATKLEIKKAVESLFSVKVERVTTLNVLGKSKRTARGLGKRNDWKKAVISLQPGQDLDFSSSAE is encoded by the coding sequence ATGAACCAGGAACGCGTATTTAAAGTTCTGCTTGGCCCGCACGTTTCCGAAAAGGCTACGGTTCTGGCTGACAAGAAAGGCCAGTTCGTTTTCAAGGTTGCAACTGACGCAACCAAGCTGGAAATCAAGAAGGCCGTCGAAAGCCTGTTCAGCGTGAAAGTAGAGCGTGTTACTACCCTGAATGTTCTGGGTAAGAGCAAGCGCACTGCTCGCGGTCTGGGCAAGCGTAATGACTGGAAGAAGGCAGTTATCTCCCTTCAGCCAGGCCAAGATCTCGATTTCAGCAGCAGTGCTGAGTAA